A genome region from Euphorbia lathyris chromosome 4, ddEupLath1.1, whole genome shotgun sequence includes the following:
- the LOC136226916 gene encoding WEB family protein At1g75720: protein MESPNPKLDYSSLVDTSRPFSSVKEAVAVFGERILVGEIYSHKSYSTPPTPWQHFSSPSPRKQSEIEIQIEMEEQNNNEFFGTLKKIESELEETKLELKMLKERESETEIAVASLNAELHRNMSKLAEAEAKKAAAMARRVSFKNQEEEEKMKKGGIIRMESSKLANILSINGEEKGYFGRVKEKEKKKKMKKKPIIPLMGEFFFFRKKGSSNKTSVSNPLYASGVF, encoded by the coding sequence ATGGAATCTCCCAATCCCAAATTAGACTACAGTTCCTTAGTCGACACCTCCCGCCCTTTTTCCTCCGTCAAAGAAGCCGTCGCTGTTTTCGGTGAACGGATTCTCGTCGGAGAAATATACTCTCACAAATCCTATTCCACTCCTCCTACTCCATGGCAACACTTTTCCTCTCCAAGCCCTAGGAAACAATCTGAAATTGAAATCCAAATCGAAATGGAAGAACAAAACAATAACGAATTCTTCGGGACTTTAAAGAAGATCGAGTCGGAGCTAGAGGAAACAAAGCTGGAGCTGAAAATGCTGAAGGAACGAGAATCGGAGACTGAAATTGCAGTGGCTTCTTTGAATGCTGAGCTTCACAGGAACATGTCTAAGTTGGCTGAGGCCGAGGCTAAAAAGGCAGCAGCTATGGCGAGAAGGGTGAGTTTTAAGAACCAGGAGGAGGAGGAAAAGATGAAGAAAGGAGGGATTATAAGAATGGAGAGTTCGAAATTAGCTAATATACTGAGTATTAATGGAGAGGAGAAAGGATATTTTGGAAGAGTgaaagagaaggagaagaagaagaagatgaaaaagaAGCCAATAATTCCGCTAATGGGTGAATTTTTCTTCTTCAGGAAAAAAGGGTCGTCGAATAAAACTAGTGTTAGTAACCCTCTTTATGCATCTGGtgtattttga